In a single window of the uncultured Dysgonomonas sp. genome:
- a CDS encoding helix-turn-helix domain-containing protein, whose product MKYNNKTAERIVEMIEQDLYGVSEICKILRISRQTFYDWKKNKPEFKEEVEEAFIRREEVLIVNARIGLKQLLEGYVQKKEKITYVPDKNNPVEDVEKCRVVEKKFCPPSIRAIKYVLDREERRKEQQRLESKEKRPLIIEVQDEETRRQLMILEENGFRSGGALDPEIVAAVDRKLEEEDKVKNEERKTKSEELKEKSEQVDKQDKAAEQPPVTQPSAALVEKPRLNPYPILPPGYTSRTD is encoded by the coding sequence ATGAAATATAACAACAAAACCGCCGAACGCATTGTAGAAATGATTGAACAAGATCTTTACGGAGTATCTGAAATATGTAAAATATTACGGATCAGTCGCCAGACTTTTTACGACTGGAAAAAGAATAAACCGGAATTTAAGGAAGAAGTGGAAGAAGCCTTTATCCGCAGGGAAGAAGTGCTGATAGTAAATGCCCGTATCGGGCTGAAACAATTACTTGAAGGGTATGTACAGAAAAAAGAAAAAATCACATACGTCCCTGACAAGAACAATCCGGTGGAGGATGTGGAGAAATGCCGCGTAGTGGAGAAGAAATTCTGCCCGCCAAGCATCCGCGCGATAAAGTACGTACTCGACCGTGAGGAAAGGAGGAAAGAGCAGCAACGATTGGAAAGCAAGGAAAAACGTCCCTTGATCATAGAGGTACAGGACGAGGAAACCAGACGGCAACTGATGATATTAGAGGAGAACGGCTTCCGTTCGGGCGGTGCGCTCGATCCGGAGATAGTGGCGGCTGTGGACAGGAAACTGGAAGAGGAAGATAAAGTGAAAAATGAAGAACGGAAAACAAAAAGTGAAGAACTAAAAGAGAAAAGTGAGCAGGTGGACAAACAGGATAAAGCGGCAGAACAGCCTCCTGTCACGCAACCATCTGCCGCTCTGGTAGAAAAGCCTAGGCTGAATCCTTATCCAATTCTGCCGCCGGGATATACATCGAGAACGGATTGA
- a CDS encoding S41 family peptidase — MRKLLFTAFFLFFIVGLKAQEPPLWLRYCAISPDGNQIAFCYKGDIYKVSASGGRALQITTHPGYDTRPVWSPDSKSIAFASDREGSIDVYLVSAEGGAPRRLTTHSAGEYPVAFRDNERLLYSASIIQDVKDGEFPSGLFAQIYEINTSGGRPSLFSSLTMEDLSIDPSGTKILYHDRKGYEDPWRKHHQSSITRDLWLCDLSGERTYKKLTTFRGEDRNPVWAADGQNFYYLSEQSGSFNIYKSGLNVSTPVKLTSMEKHPVRFLSSSKQGKLCFSYDGEIYTMNEGQQPQKVNIQIATDNQENKLKYINFSTGAKEMAVSPSGKEVAFVIRGDVFVASVEYGTTRRITNTPEQERNVSFSPDGRSVLYAAERNGLWNVYQSTLTHKEDESFVYAKDFKEEQLTNSTLASFQPLYSPDGKEIAYLEDRTTLRVLNLASKEIRTVLDGKFNYSYADGDQWFRWAPDSKWLLTQYIGIGGWNSTDAALVKADGSGELTNLTESGYSDANPRFVQDGKAMIWFSDRAGYRSHGSWGAYMDAYIMFFDGEAYDKFRMSKEELALQEELEKKDKKKEEGKDKDKKDSKGKKDDKKDDKKDKEVKPLKFNLDNRRDWVIRLTPNSSSLADAMLNKKGDKLYYLTSFEKGYDLWVYDLKDKSSKILVKEAGAGELNTDSIGKNILLLGGGQLKKIDMENGTVTPIKINAQFEYQPEEERSYIFNHAWKQVKDKFYVTDLHGVDWDGYKVAYERFLPHINNNNDFAEMLSEMLGELNGSHTGARSFGQGSPMPTASLGAFFDETYPGDGIKIKEIISQGPLTNANTKIGAGTIILKIDGKPIVKGQDYYPLLVGKAGKKVLLTFKTSESGSEIEEWVKPVSYGEQNNLLYKRWVEQRRQMVDKLSNGRIGYVHVRGMNSDSFREVYSELLGRCRNKDAVVIDTRHNGGGWLHDDLVTLLSGKEYQRFEPRGQYIGSDPYNKWTKPSAVLMCEDNYSNAHGFPWLYKELKVGKLIGTPVPGTMTAVWWESQIDPGIVFGIPQVAVKDMRGQYLENQELQPDIEIYNDPASTLQGKDSQLEKAVEVLLQGK, encoded by the coding sequence ATGAGAAAACTTTTATTTACTGCTTTTTTCCTCTTTTTCATAGTCGGATTGAAAGCGCAGGAGCCCCCTTTGTGGCTACGGTATTGCGCAATATCTCCGGATGGTAATCAGATTGCGTTTTGTTATAAGGGAGATATCTATAAAGTATCCGCTTCCGGAGGTCGTGCCTTGCAGATCACGACTCATCCGGGATACGATACCCGCCCTGTATGGTCGCCCGATAGCAAAAGTATTGCTTTTGCTTCCGACAGGGAGGGCAGCATTGATGTATATCTCGTGTCGGCCGAAGGAGGTGCACCCCGGCGTCTGACTACACACTCCGCGGGTGAATATCCGGTTGCTTTCCGCGATAATGAACGATTGCTTTATTCGGCCAGTATCATACAGGATGTAAAAGACGGAGAGTTCCCATCAGGGCTATTTGCTCAGATTTATGAGATTAATACATCGGGAGGGCGTCCGTCTTTATTCTCATCGCTGACAATGGAAGATTTATCCATCGACCCCAGCGGGACAAAGATCCTTTACCACGACAGGAAAGGATATGAAGACCCGTGGCGTAAGCACCACCAATCGTCTATAACACGCGATTTGTGGTTGTGTGATTTGAGTGGTGAAAGAACATATAAGAAACTGACGACTTTCAGGGGAGAAGACCGTAACCCGGTCTGGGCTGCGGACGGACAAAACTTTTATTACCTGAGTGAGCAAAGCGGATCGTTTAATATTTATAAAAGCGGTTTGAACGTATCTACACCTGTAAAACTTACGAGTATGGAAAAACATCCGGTACGCTTTCTTTCATCGAGTAAGCAGGGAAAGCTTTGTTTTTCGTATGATGGTGAAATATATACGATGAATGAGGGGCAGCAGCCTCAAAAGGTGAACATTCAGATTGCTACCGACAATCAGGAAAATAAATTGAAATATATCAATTTTTCTACGGGAGCAAAAGAAATGGCTGTTTCACCGAGTGGAAAAGAAGTTGCCTTTGTGATACGCGGCGATGTGTTTGTTGCTTCTGTGGAATACGGTACTACAAGACGGATAACCAATACGCCGGAACAGGAACGCAATGTGTCTTTCAGTCCGGACGGACGTTCGGTATTGTATGCTGCCGAGCGGAACGGATTGTGGAATGTATATCAGTCTACACTCACACACAAAGAAGACGAATCTTTCGTTTATGCTAAGGATTTTAAAGAAGAACAACTGACAAATTCCACTTTGGCCTCTTTTCAGCCATTATATTCGCCAGACGGAAAGGAGATAGCATATCTCGAAGATCGCACGACTTTGCGGGTGTTAAATCTGGCCAGTAAAGAAATACGCACAGTACTGGATGGTAAGTTCAATTATTCGTACGCTGATGGGGACCAGTGGTTCAGGTGGGCACCGGATAGTAAATGGCTTTTGACCCAGTATATAGGTATAGGAGGCTGGAACAGTACGGATGCGGCTTTGGTAAAAGCGGACGGTAGCGGGGAACTCACCAATCTGACAGAGAGCGGCTATAGCGATGCTAACCCACGCTTTGTACAAGACGGGAAAGCTATGATTTGGTTCTCTGACAGGGCCGGATACCGCAGTCATGGCAGTTGGGGCGCATACATGGATGCATACATCATGTTCTTCGACGGGGAAGCATACGACAAGTTCAGGATGAGCAAAGAAGAACTTGCTTTGCAAGAAGAGCTGGAAAAGAAAGATAAGAAAAAAGAAGAGGGAAAAGATAAGGATAAGAAAGACAGCAAGGGAAAGAAGGATGATAAGAAGGATGACAAGAAAGATAAAGAAGTGAAACCTCTGAAATTCAATCTGGATAACAGACGGGACTGGGTTATCCGCCTGACGCCGAATTCTTCGTCTCTGGCAGATGCCATGCTCAATAAAAAGGGTGATAAACTTTATTACCTGACCAGTTTCGAGAAAGGTTATGATTTGTGGGTGTATGACTTGAAAGATAAGTCGTCTAAGATATTGGTAAAAGAAGCAGGAGCGGGCGAATTGAATACAGATAGCATTGGGAAGAATATCCTGTTGCTGGGAGGCGGTCAGCTCAAGAAAATAGATATGGAAAACGGAACCGTGACTCCTATCAAAATCAACGCGCAGTTTGAATACCAGCCAGAAGAGGAACGCAGCTATATCTTCAACCATGCCTGGAAGCAGGTTAAAGACAAGTTTTATGTGACAGACCTTCATGGTGTGGATTGGGATGGCTATAAAGTTGCTTATGAACGTTTTCTTCCTCATATCAATAACAATAATGATTTTGCCGAAATGTTGTCGGAAATGCTGGGTGAACTAAACGGGTCTCATACAGGGGCACGAAGTTTCGGTCAGGGTTCTCCGATGCCTACGGCTTCTCTGGGAGCGTTTTTCGATGAAACTTATCCGGGAGATGGTATCAAGATTAAGGAAATCATTAGTCAGGGACCATTAACCAATGCGAATACGAAAATAGGAGCGGGGACCATTATATTGAAGATAGACGGCAAGCCGATAGTGAAGGGACAGGATTATTATCCTTTGCTGGTAGGAAAAGCCGGAAAAAAGGTGCTGCTTACATTTAAAACATCCGAATCGGGTAGTGAGATAGAAGAATGGGTAAAACCCGTTTCTTACGGTGAACAAAATAACCTGCTTTATAAGCGTTGGGTAGAGCAGCGTCGTCAGATGGTAGATAAACTATCGAACGGAAGAATCGGTTATGTACATGTGCGTGGCATGAATAGCGACAGTTTCAGGGAAGTATATTCCGAATTACTAGGCCGTTGCCGCAACAAAGATGCTGTAGTGATAGATACACGGCATAACGGGGGTGGCTGGTTGCACGACGATCTGGTTACTCTCCTCAGTGGAAAAGAATATCAGCGTTTCGAGCCTCGCGGGCAATATATAGGCAGTGACCCGTATAATAAATGGACTAAACCGTCAGCCGTATTGATGTGTGAAGATAATTATTCGAATGCGCATGGATTCCCGTGGCTGTATAAAGAACTGAAAGTAGGTAAGCTAATAGGAACGCCTGTTCCCGGAACGATGACCGCAGTATGGTGGGAATCACAGATCGATCCGGGTATTGTTTTCGGTATTCCGCAGGTAGCAGTGAAAGATATGCGCGGGCAGTATCTGGAAAATCAGGAATTACAGCCGGATATTGAAATATATAATGATCCTGCTTCTACATTACAAGGGAAGGACAGCCAATTGGAAAAAGCAGTGGAAGTCCTGTTACAAGGAAAATAA
- a CDS encoding tyrosine-protein phosphatase — MKKLIIPMILASLIATSCDKKATQNQAGYTGEDISNDVSIIRDKTTKSATIQIYTQGKWTLYAGRSVDGIDFSQPVAQGIDSGTFPLNITDSIRSYFEIITEKGSAIVSDRHLPMTGGYNFRDLGGYKTTDGKYVKWGKIFRSDDLHKLTDSDLDYLAAIPLISIVDFRSGEEMEQAPDKNPSSVKSNYPYSISPGDLMAAVKQDISKITAEQADRMMKDMNILLVTNSACIHQYKEFFKLLQNGDNIPLMFHCSAGKDRTGMGAALVLSALGVDEQTILKDYLLSNTYLANKYAGLKSQYPAISSLFEVKPEFLQAGLDQIKKDHGSVENYLTKVLGVDIQKVREMYLY, encoded by the coding sequence ATGAAAAAACTTATTATACCTATGATTTTAGCTTCACTCATTGCCACATCATGCGACAAGAAAGCGACGCAGAACCAAGCCGGATATACCGGGGAAGACATTTCAAATGATGTATCCATCATCAGAGACAAAACCACCAAATCTGCAACTATTCAGATATATACACAAGGTAAATGGACGCTTTATGCGGGCAGGTCTGTCGATGGCATAGACTTTTCCCAGCCTGTAGCACAAGGCATAGACAGCGGCACATTCCCGCTAAATATTACAGATTCGATACGTTCTTATTTTGAAATAATTACAGAAAAAGGAAGCGCCATCGTATCCGACAGGCATTTACCGATGACGGGAGGCTATAACTTCCGAGATTTAGGCGGATACAAAACCACTGATGGCAAATATGTAAAATGGGGTAAAATATTCCGTTCCGATGATTTACACAAGCTGACCGACTCCGATCTGGATTATCTCGCTGCCATACCGTTAATCTCCATTGTGGATTTCCGTTCGGGCGAAGAAATGGAACAGGCCCCCGATAAGAATCCTTCTTCGGTAAAGAGTAATTATCCTTATTCCATCAGTCCGGGAGACCTGATGGCAGCAGTAAAGCAAGATATAAGCAAAATTACTGCTGAACAAGCCGACCGGATGATGAAAGACATGAATATTCTTTTAGTTACCAATTCGGCTTGTATACATCAGTACAAAGAATTCTTCAAATTATTGCAGAACGGCGATAATATTCCGCTAATGTTCCATTGTTCGGCAGGAAAAGACCGTACCGGAATGGGTGCAGCATTGGTTCTATCGGCACTAGGGGTTGATGAACAAACTATATTGAAGGATTATTTATTATCAAATACATATTTGGCTAATAAATATGCGGGGTTAAAATCACAATATCCGGCCATATCTTCACTTTTCGAGGTAAAACCTGAATTTCTTCAGGCAGGACTGGATCAGATAAAAAAAGACCATGGTTCGGTAGAAAACTATCTGACAAAGGTTTTAGGTGTTGACATACAGAAAGTGAGGGAAATGTATTTATACTGA
- a CDS encoding AAA family ATPase has product MIVKNNFYIITGGPGSGKTTLLNELRKNGCNCVPETARNIIREQVEAGGRALPWGDTRAYSDLMLFRSVLDFINLKDREDIYFFDRGIPDTYGYEVLMGFNIGDVLKNAVEQYRYNPLVFILPPWREIYETDSERKQDFRTAIDTYKVMMEVYKDLGYIPVEVPLLPVSERADFVIRELK; this is encoded by the coding sequence ATGATAGTAAAAAATAACTTTTATATAATTACCGGAGGTCCTGGTTCCGGTAAGACTACCTTATTGAACGAACTTCGGAAAAATGGTTGTAACTGTGTTCCGGAAACTGCCCGGAATATAATCAGAGAACAGGTCGAGGCCGGAGGTCGTGCTTTGCCATGGGGTGATACCAGAGCATATTCCGATCTGATGCTTTTCCGTTCTGTCCTGGATTTTATCAACTTGAAAGATAGGGAGGATATTTACTTTTTTGACAGGGGTATCCCTGATACATACGGATACGAGGTATTGATGGGGTTTAATATTGGCGATGTATTGAAAAATGCAGTTGAGCAATATCGTTACAATCCTCTTGTTTTTATTCTGCCACCATGGAGAGAAATATATGAAACAGACAGCGAACGAAAACAGGATTTCCGGACAGCTATTGATACATACAAAGTAATGATGGAAGTATATAAGGATTTAGGTTATATACCAGTTGAAGTACCTCTGCTGCCTGTATCGGAAAGAGCTGATTTTGTAATACGGGAATTGAAGTAG
- the lepA gene encoding translation elongation factor 4, whose product MNKIRNFCIIAHIDHGKSTLADRLLEYTRTVEGKDMQAQVLDNMDLERERGITIKSHAIQMEYTYKGEKYILNLIDTPGHVDFSYEVSRSIAACEGALLIVDAAQGIQAQTISNLYMAIENDLEIIPILNKIDLPSAMPDEVEDQIIELLGVKREEIIRASGKTGEGVYDIIDAIIERIPAPKGDPEAPLQALIFDSVFNSFRGIIAYFKVVNGTIRKGDLVKFFATGKEYDADEVGVLKLEMSPRNEVTCGDVGYIISGIKTSKEVKVGDTITHVKNPCKEAIDGFEEVKPMVFAGVYPIESEDFEDLRASLEKLQLNDASLTFQPESSVALGFGFRCGFLGLLHMEIIQERLDREFNMDVITTVPNVSYIVHDKKGNTKEVHNPAGLPDQTLIDYIEEPYIRASVITNTTYIGPIMTLCLGKRGILLKQDYISGDRVEITYDIPLGEIVIDFYDKLKSISKGYASFDYHMHDYREAKLAKLDILLNGESVDALSTLTHVDNAVTFGRRMCEKLKELIPRQQFDIAIQAAIGAKIIARETIKAVRKDVTAKCYGGDISRKRKLLEKQKEGKKRMKQVGNVEVPQKAFLAVLKLD is encoded by the coding sequence ATGAATAAAATACGGAATTTTTGCATTATAGCACATATCGACCATGGTAAGAGTACGCTTGCAGACAGGCTTTTAGAATACACACGCACTGTCGAAGGTAAAGATATGCAGGCGCAGGTACTCGATAATATGGATTTGGAGCGAGAGCGTGGTATCACCATCAAAAGCCATGCCATCCAGATGGAATACACATATAAAGGCGAAAAATATATCCTCAACCTGATAGATACTCCCGGACACGTCGACTTTTCGTACGAAGTCTCACGTTCCATAGCGGCTTGCGAAGGTGCTTTGCTTATTGTAGATGCCGCACAGGGTATACAGGCTCAGACCATTTCTAACCTCTACATGGCTATAGAAAATGACTTGGAGATTATACCGATTCTGAATAAAATAGACCTGCCCAGCGCAATGCCGGACGAGGTGGAAGACCAGATTATAGAATTACTTGGAGTAAAACGTGAAGAGATAATCCGTGCCAGTGGAAAAACAGGAGAAGGAGTATATGATATAATCGATGCTATCATCGAACGTATTCCTGCACCAAAAGGAGATCCGGAAGCCCCGTTACAGGCCTTGATCTTCGACTCGGTATTCAACTCCTTCCGTGGTATCATCGCATACTTTAAAGTGGTAAACGGCACAATCCGTAAAGGAGACCTGGTTAAATTCTTCGCCACCGGCAAGGAATACGACGCTGATGAAGTCGGAGTCCTAAAACTCGAAATGTCGCCCCGCAATGAAGTGACATGCGGAGACGTTGGCTATATCATATCCGGTATTAAAACATCGAAAGAGGTAAAAGTAGGTGACACCATTACCCATGTAAAGAACCCGTGTAAAGAGGCTATCGACGGATTCGAAGAAGTGAAGCCGATGGTATTTGCCGGAGTATATCCCATCGAGAGTGAGGATTTTGAAGATTTGCGCGCCTCACTCGAAAAACTTCAGTTGAATGATGCCTCCCTTACTTTCCAGCCTGAATCATCGGTTGCCCTTGGCTTTGGCTTCCGTTGCGGATTCCTCGGGCTACTGCATATGGAAATCATACAGGAGCGTCTCGACAGGGAATTCAATATGGATGTGATAACCACCGTGCCGAATGTATCCTACATTGTGCACGATAAAAAAGGAAATACGAAGGAAGTGCATAATCCGGCCGGATTGCCCGACCAGACATTGATCGACTATATAGAAGAGCCGTATATACGCGCGTCCGTGATTACAAACACGACCTATATAGGCCCTATCATGACATTGTGTCTCGGTAAGCGTGGTATCTTACTGAAGCAGGATTACATATCGGGCGACCGTGTGGAAATCACTTACGATATACCTCTGGGCGAAATTGTAATCGACTTCTATGATAAACTAAAAAGCATATCGAAAGGTTATGCCTCGTTCGATTATCATATGCACGACTACCGCGAGGCGAAACTTGCCAAGTTGGATATCCTGCTTAACGGCGAATCGGTGGATGCCTTATCTACGCTTACCCATGTGGATAATGCCGTAACGTTCGGACGCCGCATGTGCGAAAAGCTGAAAGAACTGATTCCCCGCCAGCAATTCGACATTGCCATACAGGCGGCTATCGGCGCTAAGATTATAGCCCGTGAGACAATAAAGGCCGTCCGTAAGGATGTAACTGCCAAATGTTATGGCGGTGATATTTCCCGCAAGCGCAAATTGCTGGAGAAACAGAAAGAAGGTAAAAAACGCATGAAGCAGGTGGGTAATGTGGAAGTGCCTCAGAAGGCATTCCTTGCAGTATTAAAACTGGATTAA
- a CDS encoding flavin reductase — MNQFKEINIKDFSPNPFEIKDKWMLISAAKPDGTVNTMTASWGSFGIMWNKEVVFIVIRPQRFTREFVESSESLSLTFFDDSYKKALAYLGKASGRDEDKITKAGLSVAMDNDVPYFEQAERVIFAKKLFVQRIEEAAFLDEKIIDRWYPEKDFHYLYIAEITKVLEK; from the coding sequence ATGAACCAATTCAAAGAAATAAACATAAAAGACTTCTCCCCCAACCCATTTGAAATAAAAGACAAATGGATGCTGATCTCCGCTGCCAAACCCGATGGTACGGTAAATACAATGACCGCAAGCTGGGGCAGTTTCGGCATCATGTGGAACAAAGAAGTGGTTTTTATCGTTATACGTCCTCAACGTTTTACAAGGGAATTCGTAGAAAGTTCAGAATCATTGTCGCTAACATTCTTCGACGACAGCTATAAAAAGGCTCTTGCTTATCTGGGAAAAGCTTCGGGAAGAGATGAGGACAAGATAACAAAAGCAGGATTATCCGTTGCGATGGACAATGATGTACCTTACTTCGAACAAGCAGAAAGGGTAATCTTTGCAAAGAAACTTTTCGTACAGCGTATCGAAGAAGCGGCTTTCCTTGATGAAAAGATAATAGACAGATGGTATCCTGAAAAAGATTTCCATTATTTATATATTGCCGAAATAACTAAAGTTTTGGAAAAATGA
- a CDS encoding effector binding domain-containing protein has translation MKQEEVVLDKFSVVGISVRTTNQDYKSQSDIAKLWEIFLRNGYLESMPKVSDDIYCIYTDYESDYTGEYTTVLGYKVADAESIPTNLSLTIKEIPSSKYYKYISEGELPYAVGKTWAHIWQSDIDRRYQADFDVYGKEAKDPANAKITTFLSIK, from the coding sequence ATGAAACAAGAGGAAGTAGTCTTGGACAAATTCTCTGTTGTTGGCATCTCCGTAAGGACTACCAATCAGGATTATAAGTCGCAGAGTGACATAGCCAAATTGTGGGAAATATTCCTGAGAAACGGCTATTTGGAGTCGATGCCGAAGGTATCGGATGATATTTACTGTATCTACACCGATTACGAGAGTGACTATACAGGTGAATATACCACCGTACTGGGCTATAAGGTTGCGGATGCAGAAAGTATCCCTACCAACCTGAGCCTGACTATCAAAGAGATTCCTTCCAGCAAATATTATAAATATATATCCGAAGGTGAATTGCCATATGCCGTTGGTAAAACTTGGGCGCACATCTGGCAATCGGATATAGACAGACGATACCAGGCTGATTTTGATGTATATGGTAAGGAAGCAAAAGATCCTGCCAATGCGAAAATCACCACATTTTTATCCATTAAATAA
- the speA gene encoding biosynthetic arginine decarboxylase: MRKWRIEDSSELYNIPGWGINYFSVNEKGNVVVTPRKDGVAVDLKELMDELQLRDVSAPVLIRFPDILDNRIEKISTCFKLAAEEYEYKAQNHIIYPIKVNQMRPVVEELISHGKKFNIGLEAGSKPELHAVIAINTDSDSLIICNGYKDESYIELALLAQKMGKRIFIVVEKLNELPLITKVAKRLKIKPNIGIRIKLASSGSGKWEESGGDGSKFGLNSSELLEALAYLEKANMQDSLRLIHFHIGSQITKIRRIKTALREAAQFYVQLHTMGFKVEFVDIGGGLGVDYDGTRSSYNESSVNYSIQEYVNDSIATMVDAANKNDIPHPNIITESGRSLTAHHSILVFEVLETATLPEWDEDEELSDDDHELVRELYQIWDDLSQSRMLEAWHDAQQIREEALDLFSLGLLTLKTRAQVERLYFSIAREIFHIAGRSKHAPEELKQLSKLLPDKYFCNFSLFQSLPDSWAIDQVFPIIPIHRLDEKPDRTATLQDVTCDSDGKIDNFISNGNQSSYLPVHAKKKNEPYYLGVFLVGAYQEILGDLHNLFGDTNAVHISVDEGGYKIEQMIDGETVAEVLDYAQYNAKKLVRTVETWVTSCVKQGSITVEEGKEFLSNYRSGLYGYTYLE; encoded by the coding sequence ATGAGAAAATGGCGCATCGAAGACTCATCCGAGCTGTATAACATCCCGGGATGGGGAATTAATTACTTTTCTGTCAACGAGAAAGGTAACGTTGTCGTAACTCCTCGTAAAGACGGAGTGGCTGTTGATTTAAAAGAACTGATGGACGAGCTGCAACTTCGCGATGTATCGGCTCCCGTATTGATTCGCTTTCCGGATATTCTGGACAACAGAATTGAAAAGATATCGACGTGTTTCAAGCTGGCCGCCGAAGAATACGAGTACAAAGCGCAGAACCATATCATATATCCTATCAAGGTAAATCAAATGCGCCCTGTGGTCGAAGAACTTATCAGCCATGGTAAAAAATTCAACATTGGACTAGAAGCCGGTTCTAAGCCCGAACTTCATGCTGTTATTGCCATCAATACCGACTCTGACTCGCTGATTATATGCAACGGATATAAAGACGAAAGTTATATCGAACTGGCCCTGCTGGCGCAGAAGATGGGTAAGCGCATTTTTATTGTAGTGGAAAAGCTTAATGAGCTACCACTGATAACAAAAGTTGCCAAAAGACTGAAAATAAAACCGAATATAGGTATCCGTATCAAATTGGCCAGTTCCGGCAGTGGCAAATGGGAAGAATCGGGAGGTGACGGCAGCAAATTCGGATTGAATTCGAGTGAACTACTCGAAGCTCTAGCCTATCTAGAGAAAGCAAATATGCAGGATTCGCTTCGCCTTATCCATTTTCATATAGGTAGCCAGATCACAAAAATACGCCGTATCAAAACGGCACTGCGTGAAGCCGCACAATTCTATGTTCAATTGCATACGATGGGCTTCAAAGTAGAATTTGTGGATATCGGTGGCGGACTAGGTGTAGACTATGACGGCACACGTTCATCATACAACGAAAGCAGCGTTAACTATTCCATACAGGAGTATGTGAATGACTCTATCGCCACAATGGTAGATGCTGCAAATAAGAATGATATCCCCCACCCTAATATCATTACCGAATCGGGGCGTTCGCTTACGGCCCATCATTCTATATTAGTGTTCGAAGTGCTGGAAACAGCTACTTTACCAGAATGGGACGAAGACGAAGAATTGTCGGACGATGACCACGAACTGGTTCGCGAACTCTATCAGATATGGGACGACCTCAGCCAGTCGCGTATGTTGGAGGCATGGCACGATGCCCAGCAAATCCGCGAAGAGGCACTGGACTTATTCAGTCTGGGATTACTTACACTGAAAACAAGGGCGCAGGTAGAACGTCTATATTTCTCCATTGCCCGCGAAATATTCCATATTGCAGGCCGTTCAAAGCATGCTCCGGAAGAGCTGAAGCAATTATCGAAGCTGTTACCGGATAAGTATTTCTGTAACTTCTCATTGTTCCAGTCGCTACCCGATTCGTGGGCGATAGACCAGGTATTCCCTATTATACCGATCCATCGTCTGGATGAAAAACCCGACCGCACTGCCACATTACAGGATGTAACCTGTGACTCGGATGGCAAGATCGATAATTTCATCTCTAACGGCAACCAGTCTTCTTATCTGCCTGTACATGCGAAAAAGAAGAATGAGCCGTATTATCTGGGCGTGTTCCTTGTAGGTGCATATCAGGAAATACTGGGAGACCTACATAATCTGTTCGGCGATACCAACGCCGTACATATATCGGTAGACGAGGGAGGATATAAGATAGAGCAAATGATAGACGGTGAAACGGTGGCAGAAGTACTTGATTATGCCCAGTACAATGCCAAGAAACTTGTACGCACAGTGGAAACATGGGTTACCAGCTGTGTGAAGCAAGGTTCGATAACAGTAGAGGAAGGGAAGGAATTCCTCTCCAACTATCGCTCTGGCCTCTATGGATACACATATTTAGAATAA